From the Roseiconus lacunae genome, one window contains:
- a CDS encoding PilZ domain-containing protein has protein sequence MLRLSGSAPNLDVENAVRDILDEDAMYDNENRNTYRESLVRPVTLMIRGESDSIPAFSRKISCSGIGLVTAVPVPEGATAVLTVESLKGESLKLLAQCRWCRPFGRRWQISGWQFINLHR, from the coding sequence ATGCTACGTCTATCCGGTTCGGCACCCAATTTGGATGTTGAGAACGCGGTCCGTGACATCCTTGACGAAGACGCAATGTATGACAACGAGAACCGCAACACGTACCGCGAGTCTTTGGTGCGGCCTGTGACATTGATGATTCGTGGAGAGAGCGATTCGATCCCTGCGTTCTCGCGCAAAATATCGTGCTCAGGAATTGGACTGGTCACCGCCGTGCCTGTCCCCGAGGGCGCGACGGCAGTGTTGACGGTCGAAAGTCTGAAGGGTGAGAGCTTAAAATTGCTCGCTCAATGCCGTTGGTGCCGGCCCTTCGGTCGACGTTGGCAGATTTCCGGATGGCAGTTCATCAATCTGCATCGCTAG